From Quercus robur chromosome 8, dhQueRobu3.1, whole genome shotgun sequence:
AAGTAGAATTGCTTCCTAGCTCCATGTCCATGTCATTGCAAAAGTCGTGCAATTTGTTGTGTGGTCTTAATGTTTTACTTTGGGCAAGCCTACTAAATGACACATATAATGGTAGGTGctaacttattagttgttggcACAACGTGTGGCTATGAGAAGAAACACCGTACGTAGAGCCCATGGCAGAGGTGGACAAGACCTACCGACACTGCCAAAGGGATGAagccaaaaattttcaattgtttacGAAGAGATATGGAAGTGGAAAAAAAGCCAAAGATGAAAAGTCATAATAAAGTGTATTTTCGTAATTGTAATAGTTAAGTTGTGGGCTGATCTGAGCAATTAAAGAAACTAAAGGGTATACATAGGTAGGCTGATTTGAGAAATTGAGCCCAGTATAATCAAGCTTCCCCCGAGCAAAGAAAAAATAGCCCAATTAACAAAAGTTACCaactttttttaaagaattagcCCATTAAGCCATTAAGAAAAATTGGGAACACCAAACATATTCAATTTCAGGCTCATATAATACACGTGGTATTATTTATTGTCGTCACGTGGCGTAGGGTAGATAAACCCATACCGGAGaaaccttttttatttagcaaaaaaaaaaaaaaattcattctactaaattcaaaaatgaaaaacctaACATTTGCCAACCTTGTCTACTCCCTTCGTCCAATCATGGATTTCGGACTAGCAGAGTAGTAGATAGTAGCGAGACTAGTCTCAGTCGAATCTCCATCAGAGTTGCATCCCTCGCTGCGGTGTGGCCCAATGGTATTTCTCTAACTCCATCTCCATCAGAgttgcatctctctctctctctctctctctctctctctctctctctcataatagTCATATGAGCagaaagtctttttttttttttttttttttttttttttttttcacaacagaGTAGGCCTCGTCAATGGGCCGGCCTGACCCgtttttacttggcccatgggtCTAATGGGCTGGGCTTAACGAGCTGTTGACTAGTCAATGGGCTGGGTCGGGCTGGGCTTgatggaaaaaccctagcccatGGCCCTACCCATGGGCAATGCCCATTTGGGCTTTAGCGGGCTGGGCTAGTGAGGTGGGTTTAATGGGCTACCCATGAGCATTTTTAATAGGTCTTCAATGgggttataaaaatttaaccaaaaaaattataattatatattattacaaactatcaaattgaacaattaaatctactaaaaagattctattaaaaaaaatactaagacatACCTCTTAAAAAGGAactaaaataagattaattaacttttattgataagaataaataagtacattgaataaaatatcaactcttaaaggaaatatatgaagaatcaaatatcaactcattaaggaaagaatttcttccaaccaacggtaagcctttttttttttttttttttttttttaaggaatttcttctataattgtaacttgtaaggaaagaattggaatttatcaaaagaaagaatgaCTTTCTTTCCAGAGGCACAGAGGTAGGACAACAGTCATCTTAgtaactttgttttaaaaatcaaagctactagactaataccaaaatatatatttattatgcataTTGTATCACAATCATTCCAAGCATTTAGTGGTTAGGTGTGTGGtcttaaagtttttataatGTCTAAAGTTCAATCTCTCACCCACCCAAcccccaaattattttgttatacaTTTTGGGCAATGAGTCAGGCTAACGGGTCAGGCTACTGGGCAAGGCTAACGGGTCGGGCTACTGGGCAAGGCTAACGGGCCGGCCCACCGGACGCCCATGGGTAAAGAAACCAACCCATAGCCTGTCCCATTGGGCTACTGGGCTGCCCACGGGCTTCAATATTATCGAGCTGGGCTGCCCATTAGCCTGGTGGGCTAGCGGGCTACTGGGCCAGCCCATGGGTCAtgggctatttgatgacccttaTAACAGAGGATTTTATTAGATAAACAAAACAGAGTTTAAAAAACACTACACAACAGCAGAACATAGTttatacaaacacaacaacatgCGAAAGATAAATACAAACACCCGATAAGAACCAACAGCAGATAcatcacaaaaacaaaagcattgGAGGAAGATTATTGGCAGCATCGTTTACGGGATGAAACAAAACCCATAGAGTCCCAGTAGAGACATTTCCACAAAAAGGTGGGGCATATGTCatataaaatctctctctcagGTTGAGAAGCTCCTCGATTTGCTAGCATATTTGCACAGTTGTTGGCCTCCCTCCACACGTGTTCAATGTGAGCCTCCCATTCCTTGTTGAGGAGTCACTTGCAATCCAATACTAAATTAGAAACTCAATAGGATACTCCACATTAGTATTCAATCATTTAGCAGCGAGAAGTGAGTCTGTTTGAAGAAGACAATATGTCTGCACATTTATTGGCTTCCCAATAGATATGCCTAAGTCTAACTTGAGGAAACCTGTTAAGAAATGACTTGCAATCATTTAAAGGATACAGTCTGATCTCTTTGAACCAAAATTCAAACCAAGTTCCACAACAATTTTTGCATCAAGTTCAACTTCTTGAAATTGCAACCTGTGATTAATAGCCAGTAACAATCCATCCCTTAAAGCCTATAATTTAGCTATAACACTGGTAACAACTCTTGTAGATCTAGAAAATCCTTCTAAAACATCTTGTATGTTGATATAAGTGCAACCTACCAAGTAAGTGGAGATGAATTGAGTTAAGCTATCCCATCATATAATTTTTAGCTAAAGATAAAAGTTGATAGTCAAGGACATCTAGCACAAGGGAGAGTAAAACTATTGGAGACATTCACTATTCAAATTCTCCTTCtctcaattttataaattatcaaaataaattaataaaaccgaTATTGTCTTTTTAGTCCCATTTTCctaatttattttcaagaatAAACTTTACTTAAAGAAGACTAAGCAAagcgaaagaaaaaaaaaaaaaaaacatttacacACTAACTATATAAGAACTAAGTATATTAATCCATTATCACCAACatcccaaacaaaaaatatatcatttttttaataaaagaataatgGGTAGAAATGATGATCAAGTTGGCTTCTCTACTTGGACGTTACTACAGTAGCATCCTATCCGCTGAGTCTATACCTACAAGTAGGAGAACAAGTGAGCTATAGTTGTTATCCCATTCCCTCAAGGGCACTAGTGGGCATTGAGTTGGGAGagtgagttttttatttttttttattttaagggctTCCTATTGTAGGATTCAAATTAGAGCACCatcctgtgtgtgtgtgtgtgtgtgtgtgtgtgtgtgtgtggggggggggggggggggggaggggtggTGAAAGAACATTCCATTTTGCTACTCTTAAACTGGTAACATGAAATTATCACCCCATTCTTCAGCACTAAGCCCTTCTTAATCAAGacaaaaaaaacacttattgATGAGACCCATATTCTTCCAAGTTAAGTTAATAATCAACAATGAAGCTTTGCTCATCCTTGCGCACAACTGGTCAAAATCTATCTCTTTGAATTGAAAGTATTATGGTTGAACATGTATTAGTTTACAATATTCCTTAGTCCTTACCATTGGACTTGTATGGTATTACAAATATCTTACTGTTGgacttataattttcttttatggtAAACTGTTGTGTTCTATCTTTGACTTTGCATTTGTTTTAACTGCTAAATTGCAATTCAATCTAAAGGAATCATTTGAGTTTAGTTTTTGAGATTTTAGCACCTGGCCTAAATTATGTTTAGGGGAAATATTACGGACATGATCGTTTAAGTGGTCCAATGACTAATAAggcttttttacaaattgattgtcccctattatttttatttataataaaagtgCCTTAGGACATGTGCGTGGGATGAATTAATTATTGTAAAAGACAAGACAAtttagtgtatatatatttgtattatttttttttttcttaatgtgtttgtttatgtactgttttttaaaacctcatttttttcTACTTCTACAATTTTACTCACTTTCACTAAATTagtaaagcaataaaaaaatcaatctaattgcACGTTTATTTTCTATGTTGCCAATGACCTCTTATTCAAAGTTGATAATTCAAGTGGTTTCCTTCATGTGCAAGAGGATGTTCAATATCCCCTTATGATAGAAATATCATTATTTGACACATGGAAACTGTTTAATCTGCTTCCATGCTCATCAACCTAATATCTTTGACCAAACGGtccaaattataataagagGATCCACCTTCGCTCACACTTTTTCTTGCCAACCAAGCCATCTCATCAGTTGATTTCATGAACACCTCCCTCCTCCTCCCCATCAAATCATTCACCATCTTTTCTACAATGAATCTATCACATGCATCCTTCATGTCCAACCCTAACTTCCAAACCTCACTTGCAAACCTACTATTCAATTGTTGATCTCCAATGAACGGCCAACAGATCATGGGCACCCCAGCTACTATACTTTCTAAGGTTGAGTTCCACCCACTATGGGTCAAAAACCCACCTATTGCATGGTGGGCTAGGACCTCCTCTTGTGGGGCCCAACTCACTATGTACCCTCTCTCTTTTGTCCCCTTTAGCAGCTCCTCTGGAACCTCATTCCTATTGTGCTCTCCTACAACTAAGTCAGATCGTATAACCCATAAGAACCGTCGTTTGCTATtcaccaaaccaaaccaaaactcGATGTGCTTGTCCTTTGTGATAGTCGTAATGCTTCCAAAGCTTACATAGATTACAGACTTCAATGGTTGAGCATCCAACCATGTTATGCAACTCTTGTCCACTTCATACAAGTTGTTTGAAGATTGAGATTGGGACGATGATGTTTTGGCTTCGAGTCGGAATTTTAGGTGCGTGTGGAGGGGTCCAATGGTGTAGACTTTGGAACAATGAGTGTGTATGTGGGAGAGTACAGGTCCTTCTAGATCTTCAAATGTGTTAAGTATGAGGGCATGTGCTTGAGGACTTTGTTGAGTCTCGCTCACAAAGATATGGAGATTGCAGTGGTTTAGGTCGTTGACTTGGCAAAAACTTGGGAGGTCTCGGTAACGGAGAAAACTTTCCATGCTTGGCACAGTTGTTATCAAGCGGTCCATGTCCTTATTTCTTAGAGTTTTAATGCATACACACCCACTTATTAGTATAATATCAACTTAAATGATGTTAGGGATACTAGAAACATACCACTTAAGTTTTACAAACTAATATATCACTAATTATGGTAAAGTAATTTAGACATTTATTATAATAGTATATTGTTGAAGTGATCACATTGATCACATATGTTGCCATGTTATTTATATGCAATTTgtagtaaaattaataatagttttagcatttttctatcATCTTTGGATCTTTTGGTTGCTTAAGACCTCatgaaaaatcaataaattaagtGACACAAAATTATTCACAAATATTGCCATATAGCCTAATGTAATGGATGCTTGATAAAAGTGGTGTTCGTGATGGACCCATATGAAGGTGATTTTACTCAAATCACAACTTActactttaaaaaattgtaaaaaacaTTGTGAAATTTCTTGTGTCTTTGTTGCTCATGGAAAATTGACTAAAGAAGAGCCGTCAAACTCATTAAGGAGCTTTCCTAATTTTCCTAAGAAAGTATCTTAAATTCTAGCTACATTAATAAAAATGGCTACTCTTTTAGTACATAATACATCTTAAGGATCAtattctttttgataatttggtaGTTGGAGGTGAGAGGATAGTAACTTAAATGTGTACATTTAAACACTAGAAAATACTTATTAGTTGAGCTACAAAGTTGTTAACTATATAAGGATTAGATTCATTAATTACTCTTTTGCAAATAACATTAATACATTATTTACACAAAAATTATGATCGTTAAATTATTTTgtagtaaataatatattaatgttatttGCTGAAGAGTAATCCAAGAATtccatttcaatttttaatttcgTATTAAACAGGGGACATTAACATTGTATACAATATCTTAAGCACTTATCATCATCCTTTTTGTGCACATTCATGTGCATTGTTCGGATGAATCCCAATTGTAAGGACATTTGTCTCATTGCAAAAGGGGTAGAAAAATTGTTATATTAGTGTATTGGTTGAACTAAGTTGGGTTTTTCATTTCCTTATTGAACAAGTGTTTGGTACGGGGTATTTTAAGGAGTCTGGAAAATgggaaagaaaaacaattttgcTTTGTCTGTCTGGTAGGGGAGCAATTTGGATGGAAAGAAAATGGGTGTGAgggagttttcttttctttccgaGAGTACAAAATTGTTCCCCTCCAAATTGAGGAGAAAATATGGGAGAAAGTGTGCGATAAAGAcacaattatcattttttaccCCTCTCTCTTAGCCAATAAACATTATCAACTGAAGGTTCCATCATGCCTGCCTAGCTATTAtaactttttattcttttttaaagaatcaTTATGccattataagttataactgtATCAAAACAACTTTGTCTACCATTATCAGTGGAAGTCTtggaacacaacaaaattacacaatatttttacaatatatttattttgattgtgataaaccggctaaaatattattttattttattttattttaagatatgATAGATTGGATCTAactattttaatttgttgtgaaaatgttatgagattttgttgtgataatatATAAAAGACTCGTTATTATAAGTTATACATTTTCTGTAGTAgaaatcaattattattatattaaattgtatttttttaataaaaaattataattaactaGCCATGcatcaatacaaaaaaaaaaaaaaaaaaaaaaaaaaattcagcttttcaaaaaaattatattcacttTTTTATAGTCTGTACAAAAAACACatggttaaaaattaaaaattttcctatgCTTCCAAACAAACAGAGTCTAAAAGATTAAAGATTGGACTTTGATAATTTTCCCTACACTTTTTTCAGTACCCGatgaaaatgattttaaaaaacaagtaaaatctTGCAAAtgatgacttaaaaaaaaaaaaaaaaaaaatcttgcaaaTGGATGCCAATTCTGAAAGTTACCTCTAACAGGAATCTGGCCAGCTTCAATGATTTTAGGAACAgaaaaataagcccaaaagcAGCAGGCACTGATGGTACGAAAATAAATGATTGGAATTCGAaactcattggcaatatcactGGTAAAACCGCCAATGAGTCCATCAACTATGATGCAAGTCAAGGAAGGCCTAGTGTTGGAGCCAATAAGTTGATTTGAAGCCAGCATCTCCCTAAGAAGAAGCTTGGTTTTCGAATTTAACGAGTCATACACTTCGATGAACTTGATAAGAGATCGTGGGTGGTCAGCGGAAAGGCCATCAGAGATGGTCTTGAATTGGAACCCTGGATAGCAACTAAAACGGGTTTCGATATCGGTGTAGCGGACAAGGCGTTCGTGGATGAAATCAGTGTTGAGGAAGGTGACATGAATGCCGGCAAGGCCAAGAAGCTCAGCTAGCTTGAGCATGGAGTTTACATGTCCCTGCGCCGGAAAGGGAAAGATTAGAACATGGGCAGGAGGACAGTACTGTTCCATGATCAACTTTAGGTTTATGGATTCACTTAATGTCACTGTTATCTGTATTGACACTAATTGTGGTTTGAGTGGTGTTTAGTTTAACGCATTATTATTGCCCACAAATACTACATATATAGTTATGTACACTCACTTCTTTGCCTAGAGTCAAGTCACGATTGCAAAAGTGTCCATGTCATTGCAAGAATGGTGTAATTTGTTGTggttagcatttttctttttggggaaattaactactctTGACACACTACAAgtttttaaatagaacctaagtcctggatggctcctcggaccacaggtttaggggaaattaactactctGTCCCTATTACAAgtttttaaatagaacctaggTCCTGGATGACTCCTCGTACCACAGGTTTAGGGAAAATTAACTACTCTGTCCACactacaattttttaaacagaacctaagtcctggaTGGCTTcttggaccacaggcttaggggaaattaactactctGTCCACACTACAAgtttttaaacagaacctaagtcctggatggctcctcggaccacaggtttaggggaaattaactactctTGACACATGAGAGCACTCCcataaatgttaaacagaactcaagaCACGAGGTATGTCCCCCATAAATGAAGTGCTCATTGTATGTGGGTTAGCCCTTAGCATAAGTAGATAGCAACTCTTTATTGCTAAATATATCACTATGTTCGTCTACGACAATAACAACGAATTCTAAGAAAAAAGAGTAATAACGAAAAACACAGATTCAGAGAATAAAGGAAAAGGTTCATACATTAACTCCAAAGTTATATTACATGctacaaaatcacaaaaaaagagaaaagtaaaaCCCCACAACTACTTTTTCTTTGGATGAGGATCTTCCTTGGTAGTTGCAGCCTTAGACCGGGCATCTCCACTTTTAGGCTTCTCAGCTTCCTTGGCTTGAGAGATCACGTCCTTAATGGTCAAGTGCCCTCGGAAGGAGCGCCATTGGCTGAAGGAAGGCCTTCTTTACCCATATCCCCTCCGGCAGAGGTCTCGACGTCAGCGGTAAGATCTTGAACGCTGGGAACATGCTCAGAAGGAGGTAAGGGTAATGCGGCTGAGGAAAGATCGGTTGGGATCTCTCTAATGGGCTTTGGAAAATACACCCTATTCGCCCTCCTCAGCTTAGAGTCTGCCGGAACCCCTGCACTGTTAAGAGCTTCTTTCCCGGTCACGGTGCAATAGTCCCGACACACTTCGGCTACCTCCTTAGTAAGTCTCTGCTCTATCTCGAGCATCCCCTATTCATAGGCTGTTGTCTCCACGGCCTAAGTAGCATCCTTGACCGCCTGGGCCTCTGCCTTAGCCTTTTCCAGCTCGGCCTTTAAGCTTAGAACTGTAGCCTTCTCAGTGGCTAAGTTCAGCTCCATGGTGAAGAGAAGCTGGCGTTGGTCCTCGGCCTGAGTCTTGGCGTTCTTTAGCCCTGCCAAGGTGCTTTGAAGTTCATGCTCAAATTTTTTGAGCTTTTCGGCCAGTTGATTCTTCTCCTCCTTGGTAGACCCAAGCGCCTTCTCCGCCTCGCATCGGAGGTTCGACTCGGCCTCAAATTTGTTGTGGGCGCCCCTAATGCACTCTTCGACCATGAAGACTTGCTGGGTGACCTGCACAAAACAACAAGAGGATTACACCTAAAGAATacaagtgaataaaaaaaaaaaaaaaaagaagagcgaGTTGAGATGCGTATGAAATTGCACTCACCATCGCGAGATCTCTTTTTAGAGATATAAACAAATCAGGCTGCCTCATCCGCCAAAGGGCATCCATGTCCTTTGGCAGGAGGAGGGGCTGCTCTAAGGCTTGGGCCAAGTACATGGAGTACCCCCTGCCAGACTCCCTTATAGTGGACTCATAGGGGATAGGGGCCCTGTCCATCTCTATCACTGGAGCCCACGTGCATTGCTGACGACGTGTTTTAACGTCGTCTCTGCTCTCCAGAGACTTTGACCTCTTGTCTCGAGGGTcttttgttctttgttgtttCGTGCCCTTCTATGAAGGCATTTCCCCCTCTTCCAACTCTTGAAGAGGTCTTTTCTTCTTCAGATTCGGGTTAGCGCGCGGACCTTGGTTGGCGGGAGGAGGAGGAAGGTTGGCAGAAGCTTGGGTCTTTAGAGAGTCTTCAATGTTTTCTCTAGCCAACAGGATGTTCTTTATTTCCTCAGCTTCTTGTGGTGCAAAAATTCCATTTATCATAGCAACATTCCAAGTTCTAGCTTCCTCATTAATTAAGCAATCAACTATGGCTTCTTCCATTGTTTCCACCATTGGAGAGAGGATCTTGGTTGGATGTTTTTGGGGCAGCCAATGGTGTTGCCAAATTTTTATAGACTTTCCATTCCCCACCTTTCAGCAAGCACCATCGAGGATAACATCACGACCGTATAATATACTCTTCCAAGCATAAGACCCTGAACTTGTTTCCTTAGCTTCTAAGAGAGAAGTGTTAGGGAAGAACTTGGCCTTGAAAACTTTGTAGAAGAGGGTTTCCTTGTTGTGCAAAAGCCACCACACTTGTTTTGCCAAAAGGGCGTCATTAAAATGCGTCAAGTTGCGAAAACCCATACCACTCACCATTTTGGATTTAATCAGTTCGCTCCACCGgatccaatgaattttccttctatttcccctttgcccccaccaaaacttcttaATCATTGCTTCAATGTCATCACAAAGCCCCAATGGCAATTTAAAGCACCCCATGGCATAAGTAGGGATAGCTTGGATCACAGCTTTGATTAAAACCTCTCTCCCGACTTAAGATAACAATTTACCCTCCCATCCTTGGAATTTCCTCCAAaccctttcttttatgtagttgaaGCTAGCCTTTTTTCCCCTGCCAACAAAAGAGGGGAGCCCTAAATATTTCTCATAGGACTTCACTTCTTGGACTTGGAAAAGGTTCTTTATGCTTGATTTTGCTTCATCCGTGGTAGATTTGCTAAAGAAGATTGCGGTcttttctttgttaatttttgcCTTGACCAAGACTCATATTCACCCAATATCTTTAGCACATTATGGCAATCCTCAGGGATTGACCTATAGAAAAGCAAGCTATCATCTACAAAAAACAAGTGGGTTAGCTTTGGGCCTCGTTTGCACAAGGAAAAGCCCTTAATATCCCCATTCCTCGCTGAATGTTTTATGAGAGCATGAAGTCCTTCCatacataaaaggaaaaggaaaggagataGTGGGTCTCCTTGTCTGAATCCTCTCTTAGGGTGGATCATCCTAGTTGGCTCACCATTCACCATGATAGAGTACGATACcgttgttgaggtctaaaaaaaagggtgttgaaggctaaaatttcacattccatgaaaagtaaagaaggcccaattcaagcagcaagaagaatcaacattaaggcccaatttatgttcagatttccagcaaaaatgccattaaaaaatccagcaa
This genomic window contains:
- the LOC126697621 gene encoding 7-deoxyloganetic acid glucosyl transferase-like; the encoded protein is MEQYCPPAHVLIFPFPAQGHVNSMLKLAELLGLAGIHVTFLNTDFIHERLVRYTDIETRFSCYPGFQFKTISDGLSADHPRSLIKFIEVYDSLNSKTKLLLREMLASNQLIGSNTRPSLTCIIVDGLIGGFTSDIANEFRIPIIYFRTISACCFWAYFSVPKIIEAGQIPVRGNKDMDRLITTVPSMESFLRYRDLPSFCQVNDLNHCNLHIFVSETQQSPQAHALILNTFEDLEGPVLSHIHTHCSKVYTIGPLHTHLKFRLEAKTSSSQSQSSNNLYEVDKSCITWLDAQPLKSVIYVSFGSITTITKDKHIEFWFGLVNSKRRFLWVIRSDLVVGEHNRNEVPEELLKGTKERGYIVSWAPQEEVLAHHAIGGFLTHSGWNSTLESIVAGVPMICWPFIGDQQLNSRFASEVWKLGLDMKDACDRFIVEKMVNDLMGRRREVFMKSTDEMAWLARKSVSEGGSSYYNLDRLVKDIRLMSMEAD